A portion of the Acidobacteriota bacterium genome contains these proteins:
- a CDS encoding twin-arginine translocase TatA/TatE family subunit: MGSIGPMEWVIMIGLALLIFGGRRLGDIGKGLGEGIRGFKAAIKDEEKPADASKGAKT, encoded by the coding sequence ATGGGCTCAATTGGACCAATGGAATGGGTTATTATGATTGGATTAGCTTTGTTGATCTTTGGCGGCCGCCGTTTGGGTGATATTGGAAAGGGCTTGGGCGAAGGCATCCGTGGCTTCAAGGCAGCGATTAAGGATGAAGAGAAGCCGGCCGACGCCTCCAAGGGCGCGAAGACCTAA
- a CDS encoding septum formation inhibitor Maf gives MEQNNLQVAVGYPKLILASASPRRREILADAGLAFEVRAADIDERHLPGESPEQLVSRLAAKKALVVRAALDRASDKTPTDWPILAADTVVVIGGAILGKPAVADEARAMLVLLSGAEHEVLTGVALLFPATQRSSNIQLDVRVASTRVRFRTLSKEQIEDYINSGEPYDKAGGYGIQGLAAKYVERIDGCYFNVVGLPIALVCAMLEEHASTSHS, from the coding sequence ATGGAACAAAATAATTTACAAGTTGCAGTCGGTTACCCCAAGCTGATCCTGGCATCGGCGTCACCACGGCGGCGGGAGATTCTGGCTGACGCGGGGTTGGCGTTTGAAGTCAGGGCTGCCGATATTGATGAGCGTCATCTGCCGGGAGAAAGCCCGGAGCAACTGGTGTCTCGCCTGGCGGCGAAAAAGGCTCTCGTGGTTCGGGCGGCGCTTGATCGGGCGTCGGATAAAACCCCAACTGATTGGCCGATACTGGCGGCGGACACAGTGGTGGTGATTGGCGGCGCAATACTCGGCAAGCCGGCGGTCGCCGATGAAGCTCGCGCCATGCTGGTGCTCCTATCGGGCGCGGAGCATGAGGTACTGACAGGCGTCGCGCTCCTCTTCCCCGCGACTCAGCGATCATCCAACATTCAGCTCGACGTGCGTGTGGCTTCCACACGCGTGCGGTTTCGGACTCTGTCGAAGGAGCAAATTGAGGACTACATCAACTCAGGCGAGCCTTATGACAAAGCCGGCGGGTATGGCATCCAAGGCCTAGCCGCAAAGTACGTGGAGCGTATCGATGGTTGTTACTTCAACGTGGTAGGTCTGCCCATCGCCTTGGTCTGCGCGATGCTGGAGGAACATGCGAGCACCAGCCATTCGTAG
- a CDS encoding ATP-binding cassette domain-containing protein gives MLSINNVSMRFGALVLFEDVTCTFFAGRRYGITGPNGAGKSTFMKILTTEFEPTKGEVIRPKKMGILHQDQFAFDPYRVIDTVIMGNVPLWKALQERDTLYEKAPEELTDDDGMRLGELEGIVGEEGGYEAESDAAALLAGLGIEENLHERKMSEIQGGQKVRVLLAQALFGNPMALLLDEPTNHLDLDSVHWLQDYLVKYEGVLIAISHDRHFLNSVCTHTADIDYQTIIMYTGGYDDMVVAKTQIRSRIESDNAQREKKIAQLNEFIARFSAGTRSSQVTSRKKEVERLQTTELARSNIQRPYIRFDQKKQSGRHPLEFTGVAKSYDGVNIIQPFTAAITRGEKIALIGRNGTGKTTLLRSLLRNATGYLSGDESKFQIDAGEVKWGHEAIVGYFAQDHTDSISKGTTALEWLRQFDPAAGNEELRGLLGQMLFSGDDALKPTDALSGGESARLIFCRLMLQKPNILVLDEPTNHLDLESINALNIALQKFEGTVLLVTHDYDVIDEVATRIWHFQTTPGSPIEDIRGNYASYLEATEAAVSAAKSRS, from the coding sequence ATGCTCTCCATCAACAACGTATCCATGCGCTTCGGCGCGCTTGTCTTATTTGAGGATGTCACCTGCACCTTCTTCGCCGGACGCCGCTACGGCATCACCGGGCCGAACGGTGCGGGCAAGTCGACCTTCATGAAAATCCTCACCACCGAGTTCGAGCCGACCAAAGGCGAAGTAATCCGTCCGAAGAAGATGGGCATCCTGCACCAGGATCAATTTGCGTTTGACCCGTATCGCGTCATCGACACGGTCATCATGGGCAACGTCCCACTGTGGAAAGCTCTGCAGGAGCGCGACACACTTTATGAGAAAGCGCCGGAAGAGTTGACCGACGACGATGGCATGCGCCTCGGCGAGTTGGAAGGTATTGTCGGTGAAGAGGGCGGATACGAAGCTGAATCCGATGCGGCGGCGCTGCTGGCAGGTCTGGGCATCGAGGAGAATCTCCACGAGCGCAAGATGAGCGAGATTCAGGGCGGGCAGAAAGTCCGCGTGCTGCTGGCGCAAGCTTTGTTCGGCAACCCGATGGCGCTGCTGCTCGACGAGCCTACCAACCACCTTGATCTTGATTCCGTACACTGGCTGCAGGACTATCTTGTGAAGTATGAGGGCGTACTGATCGCCATTTCGCACGATCGGCATTTTCTGAACAGCGTCTGCACGCACACCGCCGACATCGACTATCAGACCATCATCATGTACACCGGCGGCTACGACGACATGGTGGTCGCCAAGACGCAGATACGGTCGCGCATTGAATCGGATAACGCGCAGCGCGAAAAGAAGATCGCGCAATTGAATGAGTTCATCGCACGCTTCTCGGCGGGCACCCGCTCGTCGCAGGTTACTTCGCGCAAGAAGGAAGTCGAGCGCCTGCAAACAACGGAGCTGGCGCGCTCGAACATTCAACGCCCTTACATCCGCTTCGATCAGAAAAAGCAGTCGGGGCGGCATCCGCTGGAGTTCACCGGTGTAGCTAAATCGTACGACGGCGTGAATATCATTCAACCCTTCACCGCCGCCATCACGCGCGGCGAGAAGATCGCGTTGATCGGTCGCAACGGAACCGGCAAGACCACTCTGCTACGATCGCTGTTGCGCAATGCCACGGGTTATCTAAGCGGCGATGAGTCGAAGTTCCAAATCGACGCTGGCGAAGTGAAGTGGGGACATGAAGCGATAGTGGGCTACTTCGCGCAGGACCACACCGATTCCATTTCCAAGGGAACCACCGCGCTCGAATGGCTCCGTCAGTTTGATCCGGCGGCGGGCAATGAAGAGTTACGCGGCCTGCTCGGTCAGATGTTGTTCAGCGGCGACGATGCGCTGAAGCCCACCGATGCTCTGTCGGGCGGCGAGTCGGCCAGGCTGATCTTCTGCCGGCTGATGCTGCAGAAACCAAATATTCTGGTACTAGATGAGCCGACCAACCACCTGGACCTGGAGTCGATCAACGCCCTGAACATCGCGCTGCAAAAGTTTGAAGGAACGGTACTGCTGGTAACGCACGACTACGATGTGATCGACGAAGTGGCCACGCGCATCTGGCATTTCCAGACCACGCCCGGCAGCCCTATCGAGGACATCAGGGGCAACTACGCATCCTACCTGGAGGCCACGGAAGCCGCGGTCTCAGCAGCGAAATCCCGCTCCTAA